The following DNA comes from Methylophilus sp. 5.
AAGTGCTGGATGCGATTCCGGTACATGTGGTTGAGTGGCAAGCGGGGCAATGGCTGGAGCGAGGCTTGTCGATTGGTCAGCCTTTGGCGTGGCAAACGCAGCCATTGCAAGATTTATCACTGGTCGCCCATATTGATACCAGTCAGTTGCCAGACGGCTATATGACCGAAGTCTGTCCGGCCGCACAGGGGCTGATTGCCAGCTTGGTCAATAGTCTTCAACAGGGTGTGATCATCATGCTGGATTATGGTTTTTCGGCAAGCGAGTACTATCATCCGCAACGCCGTCAGGGCACGCTGATGTGCCATTTTCAGCATTACGCGCATGATGATCCGCTTATTTATCCAGGGTTGCAGGACATCACTGCACACGTCAACTTTACCGCCATGGCCGAGACGGCGCTGACGCATGGCCTTCATTGTGCGGGCTACACCAGCCAAGCCCAGTTTTTAATCAACTGCGGTATTTTGCAGTTGCTGCAAACAGTGTCACCGGCAGACAGCGCGCGTTACTTGCCGATGGTTGCCGCAGTGCAAAAACTGCTATCGCCGGCGGAGATGGGCGAGTTGTTTAAGGTGTTGGCACTGAGTAAAGGGGTGAGTGAGCTTTTGTTGGGATTTGTGAGTGGGGATAAGCGGCATCAGTTGTGATGGGTTGTGGATGCGAGAAGAAGGTCATTCTTTTTACTTCTCAGCCCCATTCAACCTTAGATTCGTCATTCTGGCGTTGGCCGGAATCCAGGCGGGGTGAGATTGCAATAAAAGGTTGTTTTTCGCTTTCTCAGGGCGTAGGGGGGCATTGATGCCCATGCGGTTGTGGTTGTTTGTTAGGTTGCGTTTCGCCTTTTCGGCGAGTTACTTTTCTTTGCTTGCCCGAAGCGACAACCATCATCGTAGTATGGGTGCTTGGTTATTTGATGATCCATCACTTTCGCCTTTTCGGCGACCATTCTTTCTTATGCTTGTCCATAAGAAAGAAGGCAAAGAACAAGACACCCCAGCTTCCGCTTGTTTCCTGCGCTACTCGGCTTGTCGGGCGGCCATCGAAACTCAACCTGGCAGCTCACATAAAGTGTGAGCTGCTGCGGGATTCGGACAGCCGATGGCCGACAACTCCCGCCAATCCTGCGTTGCTCGGCGCGGCAGATGGGGACCCCGAACACCATGCGACTGCAACCAAAAGTGAATTGAAGAAAAAGAATCTGGTTTTTTAACCGTCAAAAACTTCTACGCTGCTGCTTAAATGAGATAAATCCCATCCCATCACGCTGAGTAGCGGAGACAAAGTAAGGAGGAAGGGAGCGACTGTTTGAGCTCCGCGGCAGCTTGCGTAGTGTGCAAGCTGCTAGGGCGAGTTTCGTGACCGCTTATTTTGTTGAGCAACGCAAGGGAGCCGAAGGCCGTGATGGCTGGGTGTCGTCCTCTTTGGTTACTTTCTGGGGGACAAGCACCAGAAAGTGACTCGCCGAGAGGCGAAATAATCTTTTGGGACTCTTTTGCTATTTTCGAAGGAAAACAAGCTCTTAAAGTATAATGCGCCCCATGACCGAAATCGACCCAACCCCAGAATCTTCCGAAGCGCCTTATCAGCGCCGTATCCGTAGTTTTGTCTTGCGCCAGGGGCGTTTGACCAAGGGCCAGGAGCGCGCGCTGCAAACAGCATGGCCAACATTTGGTATTGAATATACCGATCAATCGCTGGATTTAAATCAGGCGTTTGGCCGTGCCGAGAGTAAAAAAATTCTCGAAATCGGGTTTGGTATGGGCGATGCCACCGCCAAGATCGCACAAACCTTGCCGGATTGTGATTTTTTGGCAGTCGAGGTGCATACACCTGGTGTTGGCAGTTTGCTTAAGTTGATGCAAGAGGGCGAGATTCAGAATCTGCGCATTGTTCAGCATGATGCCGTGGAGGTGCTGCAGCATATGTTGGCGGATGCTTCACTCGATGGTGTGCATATTTTCTTCCCGGATCCGTGGCATAAGAAGCGGCACCATAAACGTCGCTTGCTTCAGGCTGAATTCGTCCAGTTGCTTTGCACTAAATTGAAAGCGGGCGCTTACATTCATGTCGCGACTGACTGGCAGGAGTATGCCGAGTGGGTGCTGGAAGTGCTGCAAGGCGAGCCGCAACTGCAAAACACGGCTAGCGATTATGCCGAAAAACCGTCTTATCGTCCGTTGACCAAGTTTGAAAATCGCGGCCTCAAGTTAGGGCACGGGGTGTGGGATCTGGTGTTTAAGCGGGTTTAATGGGTGCAGCGCAAAATAAAAAAAGCAGACTGATGTCTGCTTTTTTTATTCGCTGGCAACTGGATCATTCTGCGTTGCGGGGTCGTTGCCGAAAAACCATTCACCGAGTACTTTCTCTGCCTCATCCACGCCTAGTTTTTTCAGGCTGGAGAATAATTGAACGCTGATGCTCTCGCCCCAGCCGGCCTGCAACTCTTTGCGTATTTTGCCGATCAGGATACTGGATTCGCTGCGTGACAGTTTGTCGCTCTTGGTCAGTAACACATGCACCGGCTTGCCGGAAGGGCAAAACCAGTCCAGCATTTGTCGGTCCAGCGGGGTCAGCGGGTGGCGGCTATCCATCACCAGCACTAGTCCGGCCAGGCTTTGGCGCTCACTCAGGTAGCGTGACAGCACGTTTTGCCAATGTGTGCGCATGGCTTCAGGCACTTTGGCGTAGCCATAGCCAGGCAAGTCGACCAAATGTTTGTCGTCACCCAGCGTGAAAAAGTTAATCAGTTGGGTGCGGCCAGGTTGTTTGCTGACAAAGGCTAAGCGGTTGTGGTTGGCTAAGGTGTTGAGCGCGCTTGATTTGCCCGCATTGGAGCGACCGGCAAAGGCGACTTCGATGCCACTGGCTGGCGGCAGGTCACGTAGATGATGTGCCGACAGGTGAAAGCGGGCGTTTTGAAAAACTGGCATGATGAGTTGAGTTGCCTCAAGGTTTTATGGACTATTCAGCTGTGCATGCTATCACGAACAAGGTTTGTTTGATAAAATGGCGCAGAATAAAAATGTTGGGGCATTGAATTATGTTAAAGAGTTTTAAAGCTGGATTGTTTGTGCTGCTGGCCATGGCTGTGCAGCCTGTATTTGCTGAGGAAGCTGCCTCGGCCGAAGCCGCGCCAGTGGTGAATGGGCCGGAAAAAATCGTTCAAAACGTCTGTGCTGCCTGTCACGGGGCCGACGGTAATAGCGTGATCAACACCAATCCTAAACTGGCAGGTCAGCATCCTGAATATTTGCTCAAGCAATTGAGCAACTTTAAAGATGGCACGCGCGCCAACCCGGTGATGGCCGGTATGGCTGGGGCGTTGAGCCAGGAAGACATGGAAGGCGTGGCGAAATATTTCTCTAGCCAGAGCATTAAATTGGCCAAAGCCAGCAGCAATGGCAAAGGCTCTTTAGGTGAGAAAATTTACCGCGGTGGTATTGCGGCAACGCAAGTGCCTGCCTGTGCGGCCTGTCATGGCGCAACTGGCGCTGGGTTGCCTAAGCAGTTTCCACGTTTGGCTGGTCAGCACACAGATTACACCGTGCAGCAGTTAAGAACTTTCCGCACCGGTGAGCGTGCTAACGCGCCAATGATGATGACTATCGCGGCGAAAATGAGCGATGCTGAAATGCAAGCAGTGGCAGATTATATTCAAGGTTTGCGCTAACGCTTGCTGATTGAAAAAAGGTGGCTGCGGCCACCTTTTTTACTGTAGGCCAGTGCAACCTTTTACGATAGATGTCGTCCACAAATGCGCATCTTGCGTTGTTGCTATGTATAACGATAAACGCATACCCAACTTTAACTCGTCCATTTTAAAGAGACCGTTTTGAAAGCTCCCATTTCCTTATCACAGCGTGTTTATGAGCTTATGAGCTCAATGCGCTTTGCTGTGAGCCTGCTGACGTTACTGGGTATTGCTTCGATGATTGGCACCGTGCTCAAGCAAAATGAGCCTTACACCAACTACATCATCAAGTTTGGCCAGTTCTGGTTTGAGTTGTTTGAGTGGCTGGGCTTGCTGGATGTGTATCATGCGGCCTGGTTTTTGCTCATTTTGCTGTTTTTGGTGGTGTCGACGACGCTGTGCGTCATTCGTAATGCGCCGTTGATGGTAAAAGAGTGGCGAGTATATAAAGAGCATGCTACTGAAAAATCGCTGCGTTTATTTGGTCATCAAGCCAGTTTAACAACGCAACAGCCTGCGGCAGCTTTGCAAGCGCAGTTAAGTGCTTTTTTAAGCATAGAACGCTACAGTTTTAAAACGCGCCAGCAAGACAATGGTGATGTGTTAATCGCAGCAAAGCTGGGGACGCATCAACGTTTGGGCTATATCTTTACCCATGCGGCGATTATTGTGATTTGCTTTGGCGGGTTGCTGGACGGTAACTTGCCGCTTAAAGTGCAAGAGTTGCTGGGATGGAAAACAATCGAAACGCGTGATATTTCTGCGCGTAAAGTACCTGCGGAAAGTCGTTTAGGGGTTGATAATTTGTCCTTTCGCGCCAACATGACCTTGCCTGAAGGTGAGCATGACAATGTGGCGTTTGTGCGCGTGCGCGATGGCTATTTAGTGCAAGACCTGCCATTTACGGTGGCGCTGAAAGATTTTCGCATTGAGCATTATGCGACCGGCATGCCAAAGTCGTTTGAGAGTGATATTGTCATCACCGACCCTGACTTAAGCCAGCCGATTGAAACCACGATTCGCGTTAATCATCCTTATACCTATAAAGGCATTGCCATCTATCAGTCTGATTTTCAGGATGGTGGTTCGCAACTCAAGTTTAAGTTGTGGGATTTGGCTGCTAGTAAGCCAGATGGCTTTGATATTGAGGGCGTGGTGTTGCAAAAAGGCTCACTGGGGGATGGCGCGCAAAAAATGACGGTGGAGTTTAACGAGTTCCGTCAGTTTAATATTTTGAACTTGTCTGCCGATGGCAAAGGCAAGCCGCATAATGTGGGCCCCAATACCACCTTGAAGCTGCGTAATGCCAGTGGCCAGGCGCGCGAATACATGAGCTATATGCAGCCATTGCAGTTGGATGGCCGTGCTTACTTTGTCTCGGGCATGCGTGAGACGGTGCAGGACGAGTTTAAGTATTTGCGCATTCCGGCCGATGATGCGCTGGAAATTAACGGTTTTATGCACTTGCGCCAGACATTGCGTAATGAGCAGGCGATGCGTGAGATTGCCAGCGAGGTTGCCAAGCAAATGCCGGGCGATAATGCTGCTTTAAGAGCGCAGTTTGAGCAAAGCCTGCAACATCTGCTGGTGACGTTTAAGAAGGGTGGCTACAGTGAGTTGTCACGCATTATTGAGAGTGCTGTGCCAAAAGACCAGCGTGAGCAAGCGGCGCAAACCTATTTAAAATTGTTAAACCGGGCTGCATTGCAAGGTTACCAAATCAGCCGCGCTCAGCGCCAATTGCCACCAGCCCCTGACAATCAGGAGACGGTGATGTTTATTCAAGATAGTTTGAACGCCATGAATGATTTGTTTTTTTATGGCACGCCGTATTATTTTCAGTTGAATAATTACACCTTAAAACAGGCCAGCGGCTTTCAGCTGACACGCTCGCCTGGTCAAAACTGGGTGTATTTTGGCTCTGTGATGCTGGTGCTGGGTATTTTTTCCATGTTCTATATTAAGGAACGTCGCTTGTGGTTATTGATCAAACCTGCACAGCAAGAAGTGTTGCTGGCGATGTCATCTAACCGTAAAAACATGGATCTGGACCAGGATTTTGCGCGCATGCAACAACAACTGACAGCATTATTGCAAACGGCACCTGTTGCCTGACGAAATGAAGAGGGGAATGCGATGAGTACATCATTATTATCAAAGCCAACATCGTTTTGGCAATCATTAAGCAAGTTTGACTGGGTGTATGCCGTGCTGCTGCTGGCGGGCGGGATCTTTTCGTATCAGCGCTATGCAGGCTTTATGGATGTATATGAAGTCAGCTTTTTGTTTGCTGCCGTTGCCTTGTTCAGTTATCTGGGCTGGCGCTGGTCGGCCATTGCGCGACTAGTGCTGGGCGTGGCGGTGCTCAGTTTGATCGGCGTGACTGCTTACCAGGGGGATTTGGCCAATGCTAGCCAACGCTTTTTGTTGAAGTTTTTGCTTGCCAGCCAGTCCGCCGTCATGTGGATGAATGTGCTGTTTGTGCTGGCCATGCTGACCTATTGGCTGGCGCTGTTCCAAAAGTCAGCTTTCACCGCCAAAGTAGCCTCGGCGCTCACCTGGGCGGCAACCTTGTTTGGCTTTGTCGGCCTGATGGTGCGCTGGTATGAGTCTTACCTGATTGCGCCAGATGTTGGGCATATTCCTATCAGCAACTTGTATGAAGTGTTTATCCTGTTTTGCCTGATTACTTCTTTGCTCTATCTGCATTACGAAAAGCTGTTTAACACACGCCAATTGGGCGGCTTTGTCCTAATCGTTATTAATGCCGCAGTCGGCTTTATTCTCTGGTACACCTTTGATCGTCACGCCAATGAGATTCAACCCCTGGTGCCTGCCTTGCAAAGCTACTGGATGAAGATACACGTGCCCGCCAACTTTATAGGCTATGGTGCATTTTCACTGGCGGCGATGGTGGCCGGCGCCTACTTGCTGGTGAAGCATGGTGTGTTGGTCAGCCGCCTGCCAGCGCTGCATGTGCTGGATGATTTCATGTACAAAGCCATTGCGATTGGTTTTGCGTTCTTTACCATCGCGACTATTTTAGGCGCCATGTGGGCGGCAGAAGCCTGGGGCGGTTACTGGTCATGGGACCCTAAAGAAACCTGGGCTTTGATCGTCTGGTTAAATTACGCGGCCTGGTTGCATTTGCGCTTAATGAAAGGGCTGCGCGGCACGGTGTTGGCCTGGTGGGCGCTGGTTGGTTTGCTGGTCACGACCTTCGCCTTTCTTGGTGTAAATATGTTTTTGAGTGGGCTGCATTCTTACGGCACACTGTAAGGTTTAAATTGTTGTGATTAACGGGCAGGTGCTGATGCATCTGCCCGTTTTGTTTTGCTTATTCTGAATTTATTTACCTGCGGACAATATTAACAATTATTAATTAATGTTAATATTGTCCGTGTTGGCATCCGCTGGCTGCTGGTGTTAACACCGTCATACTTCTTTCAATGATGCAGGTATCAGGAGGATTCAAAATGAAAAAGCAACTAGGATTTAGCTTGATTGAATTGGCCATTGTGTTGGTGATTGCAGGGTTGTTACTCGCAGGTGTCATGCGAGGGCAGGAGTTGATTGCCAATGCCAAGGTCAAAAGTCTGGCCAGTGATTTCAGAAATATTCCCACTTATTTTTATGGCTACCAGGACAGGTTTCGCGCGTTACCAGGTGATGATCATGCAGCCGATACGCATGTTGCCGGCACCAATGCCAGCAGCAACGGGCAGGTGCAGAATGGCTTGATTCAGGGCGGCTGGAATTCGACTACCGATACCGACGAGTCATTTTTACTCTGGCAGCATTTGCGATTGGCGGGGTTGGCTGCTGGTGCGACAGCGCTCGCTAGCCCTCAGTATACGCCGCGCAACAGCGAGGGAGGCCAGTTAGGTGTGACCAGTGTCGCCGCTTTAGGGGCGGTCACCGTGGGGACTTTTAACAGCGCGCATGCCATGTGTTCAGATGCTATTTTGGGACGCTACGCATTGCAACTGGATGCGATGATGGATGATGGCGCAGGCAATAGCGGCGTGATGCGCATCTTGGTCAATGGCACGCCAGGCACGGGTGAGGCCGCGCCAGTGGCCGGGACAGCTTACTTAGTCTGTATGAGTTTTTAGTGTAGAATACAACATAAATTTGACACAAAAGGCCTGGTTTTTCAGGCTTTTTGTTTTATGTCTGATACATTCACCGATTGAGACACATTCTGTTTTAGAATGGTAGCCGTTTTACACCACCCACTTCCTATGGCAAACGCAATTGTAGAAATTAAAGACCTGTCTTTCGGGTATAAAGGCCGCTTGTTGCATAAAGGCATCAATATGACCTTTCCTAAAGGCAAGGTGGTTGCCATTATGGGCGGTAGCGGCAGTGGTAAAACCACCTTGCTGCGTTTGATTGGCGGGCAGCTCAAGCCCACTAAAGGTCAGGTAGAGGTGGGCGGCGAAGTCGTGCATCAGCAGGACCGTGAAGGTATATACCGCTTGCGTCGCAAAATGGGCATGCTGTTTCAGCATGGGGCCTTGTTCACCGATTTATCTGTGTTTGAAAACGTCGCTTTTCCCATGCGCGAGCATACTAGCTTGCCTGAGAGCATGATCCGCGACTTGGTCTTGCTTAAGCTCAATGCCGTGGGTTTGCGCGGTGCACATGCCCTGATGCCAACCGAGCTGTCTGGCGGTATGGCAAGACGTGTCGCCCTGGCGCGCGCAATTGCGTTAGACCCCAGCATTATTATGTATGACGAACCATTTGCCGGGTTAGACCCGATTTCAATGGCAGTGATTTGCGATTTGATCCGTAGTCTCAATGATGCCTTGGGGGCTACCTCTATTATTGTGACGCACGATGTAGAAGAAACCTTCCAGTTTGCTGACTACGTCTATTTTGTCGCGGATGGTGTTGTTGCCGCTGAGGGGACGCCAGACGATTTGCGTAACTCTGAACTACCGTTTGTGCACCAGTTTGTGCATGGTGAAAAAGATGGCCCGGTGCCCTTTCATTATGCGGCGCCTGAGTATCACGCCAGTTTGCTGAGAGGGGCGCGCTAATGGTATTGCATAAATTGAAGCGCATGTTCAGCCGGTTGGGTGCTGGTTGCATCAATAAAATATGGCGGCTAGGTGCTGGTGGCCGTTTGTTCTGGCTGACCCTGGTTTCTTCTGCTGAAAGCTTCCGTCGTTTTCGCCTGACGGTACGTGAGGTCTATTTCACTGGCGTGTTGTCACTGATTATTATTTTGGTATCTGCCTTTTTCGTCGGCATGGTGCTGGCTTTGCAGGGTTATCACACCTTACAAAAATACGGCTCCTCTGAAGCCATTGGCGTATTGGTCGCCCTGGCTTTGGTGCGTGAGCTCGGCCCGGTCGTCACGGCATTGCTGTTTGCTGGGCGTGCCGGTACGGCGATTACGGCAGAAATTGGCTTGATGAAAGCGACCGAGCAATTGTCCGCCATGGAAATGATGGCAGTGAGCCCGATTGCACGTGTGATTGCACCGCGCTTTTGGGCTGGGGTGATTGCCATGCCTGTGCTGGCGACGTTGTTCTCCATGGTGGGTATTTTGGGTGGCTATCTGGTCGCTGTGCCTTTAATTGGCGTAGATGCAGGTGCGTTTTGGTCGCAAATGCAGGCCAATGTCGATTGGGAGTACGATATTTTGAATGGCGTATTCAAAAGTGTGGTGTTTGGTGTGGCATGTACCATGATTGCCTTGTTTGAAGGCTATGACGCACCGCCAACAGCTGAAGGTGTGAGCCGGGCTACCACCCGCACAGTGGTGACTTCATCACTGGCTGTGTTGGGGCTGGATTTTATATTAACGTCGTTCATGATCTCAGTTTAGGTCAGGCACGCACGGTTATTCGCGGGGAAGAAACAATGGAAAGAACAACAATTGATTTGTGGGTAGGCATTTTTGTCGCACTCGGTTTTGCTGCCTTGCTTGGCTTGGCCATGAAGGTGGGTAATCTCACCACCAGTAGCATTGGTCAAACCTACTTGGTGACCGCTAACTTTGAGAATATTGGTGGTCTCAAACCACGCGCGCCGGTCAAAAGTGCCGGGGTCGTGGTTGGTCGCGTGAGTGAAATTGTATTCGACCCGAAAACTTATGAGGCCGTCGTGAGTCTCAACATCGACACACGCTACAACTTTCCTAAAGATACGTTTGCTAATATCTACACAGCGGGTTTGTTAGGTGAGCAATACATTGGTCTGGAAGCCGGTGGCGATGAGGTTAGTCTTAAAAATGGCGACAAGATTTCGCAAACACAAGATGCGGTAGTGCTGGAAAAACTGATTAGCCAGTTTCTTTACAGCAAGGCGACCGAAAGTGATGACAAGCCGGGTAAAACGGTATCTGCATCAACCGAATCTGGTGCTGATGCGTTAGATGCCAGTCCATTGGACAAAATTGGTAAGTAACTCACTCAATTGATAAAGGGAACACAATGAAAAAGTGGTGGATGGCAGTTGCCATGTGGCTGTTAAGCGGTGTGGCAA
Coding sequences within:
- a CDS encoding class I SAM-dependent methyltransferase; amino-acid sequence: MTAQPNSSRLPALDAAAQQHCSTLLAHIQQQVQQQGGWLSFADYMQMALYTPHLGYYSGDANKFGTGGDFVTAPEISPLFAQALANQLSQVLQATAGDVLELGAGTGKLAAGLLQQLAKLEQLPPHYFILEVSASLRQRQQEFLRAQLPEAIFSRLQWLDTLPDRFTGVVVGNEVLDAIPVHVVEWQAGQWLERGLSIGQPLAWQTQPLQDLSLVAHIDTSQLPDGYMTEVCPAAQGLIASLVNSLQQGVIIMLDYGFSASEYYHPQRRQGTLMCHFQHYAHDDPLIYPGLQDITAHVNFTAMAETALTHGLHCAGYTSQAQFLINCGILQLLQTVSPADSARYLPMVAAVQKLLSPAEMGELFKVLALSKGVSELLLGFVSGDKRHQL
- the trmB gene encoding tRNA (guanosine(46)-N7)-methyltransferase TrmB → MTEIDPTPESSEAPYQRRIRSFVLRQGRLTKGQERALQTAWPTFGIEYTDQSLDLNQAFGRAESKKILEIGFGMGDATAKIAQTLPDCDFLAVEVHTPGVGSLLKLMQEGEIQNLRIVQHDAVEVLQHMLADASLDGVHIFFPDPWHKKRHHKRRLLQAEFVQLLCTKLKAGAYIHVATDWQEYAEWVLEVLQGEPQLQNTASDYAEKPSYRPLTKFENRGLKLGHGVWDLVFKRV
- the yihA gene encoding ribosome biogenesis GTP-binding protein YihA/YsxC, whose amino-acid sequence is MPVFQNARFHLSAHHLRDLPPASGIEVAFAGRSNAGKSSALNTLANHNRLAFVSKQPGRTQLINFFTLGDDKHLVDLPGYGYAKVPEAMRTHWQNVLSRYLSERQSLAGLVLVMDSRHPLTPLDRQMLDWFCPSGKPVHVLLTKSDKLSRSESSILIGKIRKELQAGWGESISVQLFSSLKKLGVDEAEKVLGEWFFGNDPATQNDPVASE
- a CDS encoding cytochrome c, translating into MLKSFKAGLFVLLAMAVQPVFAEEAASAEAAPVVNGPEKIVQNVCAACHGADGNSVINTNPKLAGQHPEYLLKQLSNFKDGTRANPVMAGMAGALSQEDMEGVAKYFSSQSIKLAKASSNGKGSLGEKIYRGGIAATQVPACAACHGATGAGLPKQFPRLAGQHTDYTVQQLRTFRTGERANAPMMMTIAAKMSDAEMQAVADYIQGLR
- a CDS encoding cytochrome c biogenesis protein ResB, producing MRFAVSLLTLLGIASMIGTVLKQNEPYTNYIIKFGQFWFELFEWLGLLDVYHAAWFLLILLFLVVSTTLCVIRNAPLMVKEWRVYKEHATEKSLRLFGHQASLTTQQPAAALQAQLSAFLSIERYSFKTRQQDNGDVLIAAKLGTHQRLGYIFTHAAIIVICFGGLLDGNLPLKVQELLGWKTIETRDISARKVPAESRLGVDNLSFRANMTLPEGEHDNVAFVRVRDGYLVQDLPFTVALKDFRIEHYATGMPKSFESDIVITDPDLSQPIETTIRVNHPYTYKGIAIYQSDFQDGGSQLKFKLWDLAASKPDGFDIEGVVLQKGSLGDGAQKMTVEFNEFRQFNILNLSADGKGKPHNVGPNTTLKLRNASGQAREYMSYMQPLQLDGRAYFVSGMRETVQDEFKYLRIPADDALEINGFMHLRQTLRNEQAMREIASEVAKQMPGDNAALRAQFEQSLQHLLVTFKKGGYSELSRIIESAVPKDQREQAAQTYLKLLNRAALQGYQISRAQRQLPPAPDNQETVMFIQDSLNAMNDLFFYGTPYYFQLNNYTLKQASGFQLTRSPGQNWVYFGSVMLVLGIFSMFYIKERRLWLLIKPAQQEVLLAMSSNRKNMDLDQDFARMQQQLTALLQTAPVA
- the ccsB gene encoding c-type cytochrome biogenesis protein CcsB translates to MSTSLLSKPTSFWQSLSKFDWVYAVLLLAGGIFSYQRYAGFMDVYEVSFLFAAVALFSYLGWRWSAIARLVLGVAVLSLIGVTAYQGDLANASQRFLLKFLLASQSAVMWMNVLFVLAMLTYWLALFQKSAFTAKVASALTWAATLFGFVGLMVRWYESYLIAPDVGHIPISNLYEVFILFCLITSLLYLHYEKLFNTRQLGGFVLIVINAAVGFILWYTFDRHANEIQPLVPALQSYWMKIHVPANFIGYGAFSLAAMVAGAYLLVKHGVLVSRLPALHVLDDFMYKAIAIGFAFFTIATILGAMWAAEAWGGYWSWDPKETWALIVWLNYAAWLHLRLMKGLRGTVLAWWALVGLLVTTFAFLGVNMFLSGLHSYGTL
- a CDS encoding type II secretion system protein, with amino-acid sequence MKKQLGFSLIELAIVLVIAGLLLAGVMRGQELIANAKVKSLASDFRNIPTYFYGYQDRFRALPGDDHAADTHVAGTNASSNGQVQNGLIQGGWNSTTDTDESFLLWQHLRLAGLAAGATALASPQYTPRNSEGGQLGVTSVAALGAVTVGTFNSAHAMCSDAILGRYALQLDAMMDDGAGNSGVMRILVNGTPGTGEAAPVAGTAYLVCMSF
- a CDS encoding ABC transporter ATP-binding protein, producing MANAIVEIKDLSFGYKGRLLHKGINMTFPKGKVVAIMGGSGSGKTTLLRLIGGQLKPTKGQVEVGGEVVHQQDREGIYRLRRKMGMLFQHGALFTDLSVFENVAFPMREHTSLPESMIRDLVLLKLNAVGLRGAHALMPTELSGGMARRVALARAIALDPSIIMYDEPFAGLDPISMAVICDLIRSLNDALGATSIIVTHDVEETFQFADYVYFVADGVVAAEGTPDDLRNSELPFVHQFVHGEKDGPVPFHYAAPEYHASLLRGAR
- the mlaE gene encoding lipid asymmetry maintenance ABC transporter permease subunit MlaE, with the protein product MVLHKLKRMFSRLGAGCINKIWRLGAGGRLFWLTLVSSAESFRRFRLTVREVYFTGVLSLIIILVSAFFVGMVLALQGYHTLQKYGSSEAIGVLVALALVRELGPVVTALLFAGRAGTAITAEIGLMKATEQLSAMEMMAVSPIARVIAPRFWAGVIAMPVLATLFSMVGILGGYLVAVPLIGVDAGAFWSQMQANVDWEYDILNGVFKSVVFGVACTMIALFEGYDAPPTAEGVSRATTRTVVTSSLAVLGLDFILTSFMISV
- the mlaD gene encoding outer membrane lipid asymmetry maintenance protein MlaD, whose product is MERTTIDLWVGIFVALGFAALLGLAMKVGNLTTSSIGQTYLVTANFENIGGLKPRAPVKSAGVVVGRVSEIVFDPKTYEAVVSLNIDTRYNFPKDTFANIYTAGLLGEQYIGLEAGGDEVSLKNGDKISQTQDAVVLEKLISQFLYSKATESDDKPGKTVSASTESGADALDASPLDKIGK